CGCTGGCCGTCGAGTGGGCCAAGCACAACATCAGGCTCAATGCCCTTGCTCCTGGCCCGATTCCGACGGACTACGCGTGGGAGATGCTCAACCCCACCGACAAGAGCTCGGTCGGCGCGACTCAGGCCGATCAGATTCCCGCCGGACGGACCGGCACCATGGAGGAACTGGCCAATCTCACCATGTTCCTGCTGTCCGATGCGTGCGATTACCTGACCGGACAGACCATCGCGATGGACGGTGGGCAGATGCTCGCCGGTCCGGGAACCTTCGCCGGGCTCAACGGTCTCACCGACGCCGACTGGCAGCAGATCAAAGAGACCAGCAAAGCCGCCTCGGAATCCGCCAAGGCGCAGCGGAGCGTGTAGACGGGCGGACGTATGCATACGACGGTGGGGCGCATCAATTCGATGCACCCCACCGTCATATCCGCACTTGTGGTCAGGTCACTGCGGAGGAGACCCGTTGCGCCGACCGTTCGATCGACACGCGGTCGCCGGCCACTCCCGGCTTCCAAGGCAACAGAAGTCGGTCCCGGCCCTTGTCGACGTACCGAGGAATCACGTGAAGATGGAAATGGAACACCGTCTGCCACGCATCCGCGCCACAACAGTTGAGCAGGTTGACACCATCTGCCCCGAGTTCGGTGATCGCCTTCCGAGCGACCCGTTGCGCCGTCAGGGTGACCGCGCTCAGGTCGTCCGGAGGGATGTCCAGCAGATCCCTACTGTGGCGCTTGGGGACGACGAGCAGATGGCCATCGGATGCCGGGTTGACGTCCATGAATGCGAAGGTTGAATCATCCTCTGCCACCTTGTGACTGGGAATCCTCCCGGCCACGATGCCGCAGAACACACACTGGTCGGCCATTCCGGAGATCCCCTCGTGGACGGTCAGAGCGACGGCCGGTACTGGTACTTGCTGCTGCGGGTGAGCGCGAACTCGAAGATGCCCGTACCTCTCACCCCATCCAGATCGAAAGCGCACAGGCGGTCGGTCAACGCGGAGTCGAGCGAGCGTGGCGACACGGCTCCGCCCAGGTCGTAGCGATCTGACTCGACATGGTCCACGCCGCGCGACACCCCGTGGTGCCCACCGTATCCGGCGCCGGCCATGAAACCGCCGCCGGCCCGTGCATCGGCATGTACCCGATATACCTCGCCAGATGCGGTCGATACCTCGACCTCGCCGTCCACGAGGTCGAGGTCGTCGGTGAAGGACAACGCGTGCCGCACACCGGTGATCGGATCGAGCCGACCGTTCTCGCGCATGACAGCTCCCTCCAAGAGAAGCCGGTCACCACTTCGGGTCTCGACCAGTAGGAATCCGATCGAGAAGTCGGGGAACTGCGCTTGATACCAAATGTGCAGCCCTTGGCCGCCCGACATGGTGCGGACTCCGCGCGACCGATCACGCTGGCCGTACCAGCCGTCGACGGACACCGATTCTCCGTCGATGGTCAACTCACCGTCGTAGCGCCCGGACTGGAACAGGTGATCGAACGACGTCCGCTTCGCTGACTCGTTGGTGACCGCGACCTCTCCGAACCACG
This sequence is a window from Gordonia insulae. Protein-coding genes within it:
- a CDS encoding HIT family protein encodes the protein MADQCVFCGIVAGRIPSHKVAEDDSTFAFMDVNPASDGHLLVVPKRHSRDLLDIPPDDLSAVTLTAQRVARKAITELGADGVNLLNCCGADAWQTVFHFHLHVIPRYVDKGRDRLLLPWKPGVAGDRVSIERSAQRVSSAVT
- a CDS encoding DUF7064 domain-containing protein — translated: MSTTHDDATTFHDPLVGADAIDLPDGFFDRLMFNMHPTDELSPSIIMGFGIYPPKDTVDGFVVLSHEGEQRNLRHASLLSATDRSGAGPFRFEVVEPNALWRLQLAANEIGVEFDVRWRARTPAWFGEVAVTNESAKRTSFDHLFQSGRYDGELTIDGESVSVDGWYGQRDRSRGVRTMSGGQGLHIWYQAQFPDFSIGFLLVETRSGDRLLLEGAVMRENGRLDPITGVRHALSFTDDLDLVDGEVEVSTASGEVYRVHADARAGGGFMAGAGYGGHHGVSRGVDHVESDRYDLGGAVSPRSLDSALTDRLCAFDLDGVRGTGIFEFALTRSSKYQYRPSL